The following proteins are co-located in the Desulfatitalea tepidiphila genome:
- the gspM gene encoding type II secretion system protein GspM encodes MTSFSLKSAAASIRALTLPFNLQRRDKIALSIAGAALLLFIFLQLIIFPILDRGERLQNQIKAKQKTLQEIKQLQAEFQSLTQNVRNSQAQLDTRAKGFRLFSFLDDLAGKGNIKPNIIYMKPSTTNLKNSPYSLSMVEMKIDGLTMEQLLNFLHGVESSPNMVWIKRISISRGEKEDDVLNATLQVETYQS; translated from the coding sequence ATGACTTCTTTCTCGTTGAAATCGGCGGCTGCCTCGATACGTGCGCTCACGTTGCCGTTCAATCTGCAACGGCGCGATAAAATCGCTTTGTCCATTGCAGGCGCGGCACTGCTGCTGTTTATCTTTCTGCAGCTCATCATTTTTCCCATCCTCGACCGGGGTGAACGGCTGCAAAACCAGATCAAGGCCAAGCAGAAAACGTTGCAGGAGATAAAACAGCTCCAGGCCGAGTTTCAATCCCTGACCCAAAACGTGCGGAACAGCCAGGCTCAACTCGACACGCGGGCCAAAGGATTCCGGCTCTTCTCCTTTCTGGACGACCTGGCTGGCAAAGGCAATATCAAGCCCAATATCATTTACATGAAACCGTCGACCACGAATCTCAAAAACAGTCCCTATTCCCTCTCGATGGTGGAGATGAAAATCGACGGGCTGACGATGGAACAACTGCTCAACTTCCTGCACGGTGTCGAAAGCTCGCCCAACATGGTATGGATCAAGCGCATCTCCATCTCCAGGGGCGAAAAGGAAGATGACGTGTTAAATGCAACCTTACAAGTGGAAACTTACCAGTCTTAA
- a CDS encoding general secretion pathway protein GspK: MNERILRKRSGMAVILALTTILLVVTAALELHMNARETMLQSAVKRDRITLMQMGASGVHLAMALLIKDRLESESDSLQEDWADEEVIAGLLEEIPFERGTLEVKIFDEMGKIQINALVQFPEGQQFNTVQRALWERFALGMLAALENLEGAGDIEETDPATIINAMKDWLDSGDDDAITGLSGAESDYYESLDPPYACKNGPFDHLSEVALVKGITSVLFSGLGGSAGLEQYVTVYGAEEAGEEKFTFPGKININTAELPVLSAMLPLESADFAPLLIEHREATSGSLYINDLTRPDWYRSVPGLSGTTIDTGLVTVATHVFRIVATAAIDKSQVKTTAVVERNKPSETEPWQCKVLNWKVE, translated from the coding sequence ATGAACGAGCGCATCTTGAGAAAACGTAGTGGCATGGCCGTCATTCTCGCGTTGACCACCATTTTGCTGGTGGTAACGGCGGCGCTGGAGCTGCACATGAACGCCCGCGAAACCATGCTGCAATCCGCTGTCAAACGAGATCGGATCACCCTGATGCAAATGGGTGCTTCCGGCGTCCACCTGGCCATGGCCCTGCTGATCAAGGACAGGTTGGAATCGGAAAGCGATTCGCTGCAGGAGGACTGGGCCGACGAAGAAGTCATTGCCGGACTGCTCGAAGAAATTCCATTCGAGCGGGGTACGTTGGAGGTAAAAATCTTCGACGAAATGGGTAAAATCCAGATCAATGCCCTGGTGCAGTTCCCCGAGGGACAGCAGTTCAACACCGTCCAGCGTGCGCTGTGGGAGCGCTTCGCCCTGGGCATGCTGGCCGCCCTCGAAAACCTGGAAGGCGCCGGAGATATTGAGGAAACCGATCCAGCGACGATTATCAACGCCATGAAGGATTGGCTGGACTCGGGAGACGATGATGCCATCACCGGGCTCAGCGGGGCTGAATCGGATTACTACGAAAGCCTCGATCCGCCTTACGCATGCAAGAACGGACCGTTCGATCATCTCTCGGAGGTCGCCTTGGTCAAAGGCATTACCTCTGTTCTCTTTTCGGGTCTGGGGGGCAGTGCCGGCCTCGAACAATATGTGACGGTCTATGGTGCCGAAGAGGCCGGCGAAGAAAAATTCACCTTCCCGGGAAAGATCAACATCAACACCGCCGAACTGCCGGTTCTTTCCGCCATGCTGCCCCTGGAAAGCGCCGACTTCGCGCCGCTGTTGATCGAGCACCGGGAGGCGACCAGTGGATCCCTCTACATCAATGACCTGACCCGACCGGACTGGTATCGCAGCGTGCCGGGGTTGTCCGGCACCACCATCGACACCGGCCTCGTCACCGTGGCGACCCACGTTTTCCGCATCGTGGCCACGGCCGCCATCGATAAATCCCAAGTGAAAACCACGGCCGTGGTCGAACGCAACAAACCGTCAGAAACCGAACCGTGGCAATGCAAGGTCTTGAATTGGAAGGTTGAATAG
- the gspN gene encoding type II secretion system protein GspN, producing MSKKTFLYVLFALAAVLVFLYLRFPSQTARDLIVTRIAQAQPGLQVTADGAYPVFPPGIRLAPLGLAYDDIPIVRMAYLRIVPGLISLFRQQKEMHFSGPIGSGSLKGRADMLLDERQPKINVAITLARVPVESMEFLNLWPQYKLLGEMNSQIDFDNRKGADGSTAVNMDISPARIVFNTPLLGIEQMDFNQILAEMTVTPRMLQITRCEALGAQIEGKITGSIVFREPLQNSRITLSCVLKPQPAFAAEHKSDMLGTLLGSESAQKRGVVFRISGTLGNPSYVVR from the coding sequence ATGTCCAAAAAGACATTTCTCTATGTTCTCTTTGCTCTGGCGGCGGTGCTTGTCTTTCTCTACCTGCGCTTTCCGTCCCAGACGGCACGTGATCTGATCGTCACCCGGATCGCCCAGGCACAGCCGGGGTTGCAAGTGACCGCAGACGGCGCCTATCCGGTCTTTCCGCCGGGGATCCGACTGGCACCGCTCGGATTGGCTTACGATGACATCCCCATCGTTCGCATGGCCTATTTGAGGATTGTACCCGGCTTGATCTCCTTATTCCGCCAGCAGAAAGAGATGCACTTCAGTGGGCCTATCGGATCCGGATCCCTCAAAGGACGCGCTGACATGCTCCTCGACGAGCGGCAACCCAAAATCAATGTCGCCATAACCCTGGCGCGGGTTCCGGTCGAATCCATGGAGTTTTTGAACCTCTGGCCTCAATATAAACTGTTAGGGGAGATGAATTCCCAAATCGATTTCGACAACCGCAAGGGCGCCGATGGATCCACGGCCGTCAATATGGATATCTCGCCGGCCAGAATTGTTTTCAACACCCCGCTCCTGGGCATCGAGCAGATGGATTTCAACCAGATCTTGGCGGAAATGACCGTTACCCCACGCATGCTCCAAATCACCCGCTGCGAAGCCCTTGGCGCTCAGATCGAGGGGAAAATAACGGGGTCGATCGTTTTCCGGGAGCCCTTACAAAACAGCAGGATCACCTTGTCGTGCGTGCTGAAACCCCAACCCGCCTTTGCCGCCGAACATAAGAGCGACATGCTCGGTACGTTGCTGGGTTCGGAATCCGCCCAAAAGAGAGGGGTCGTTTTTCGAATCAGTGGCACCCTGGGAAACCCAAGCTATGTGGTACGATAA
- the gspL gene encoding type II secretion system protein GspL, with the protein MSRQVLAIDIRHQSIAAVLLSAGLKSTSIVACQRVPIDTAEENQKALASALTTLTRQFSMTTPDVVVGLPADQAIYRNIQVPFKEEKKIRQVLPFELEPNLPVPVDRLVIDYIATDDTSIGTLLTAAIDRQHVDDAIEALETVGLRPQLIVPGDFPLASAILSFGDQVPDQALFLSLDTDTATLFLLDRKNITLARSMVANPTMGSGLDNLASKIRQTLIASAESAAEGFDPHILYIGGPACADPTVVERLAAAMEMQPQPVDLQRMTSIEDAGAVTEQWSAPLMDGALALAMVEIERLPCPAFHRTGSALRNYWTAYRQYIRMPAILMAMVLLLGLGGVFIENHLLQNQVDALDRQIEEIFKETFPQTRRVGDAADQMRSELKKHRTGSIDVAEDVPQVKTIDILMQLSRSIPKEIEVLFTRLVLGGDGLTLSGETTAFNVVDEIKNALEQNGMFQAVTIASANMEKSGSKVRFILKLTL; encoded by the coding sequence ATGAGCCGTCAAGTCCTCGCCATAGATATTCGTCACCAGTCGATCGCCGCGGTGCTTTTAAGTGCAGGCCTTAAGAGTACATCCATCGTTGCGTGTCAGCGCGTGCCCATCGACACGGCCGAAGAAAACCAGAAGGCCCTCGCGTCGGCTTTGACGACCCTCACCCGCCAGTTTTCGATGACGACCCCCGATGTCGTGGTCGGCTTACCGGCCGATCAAGCGATTTACCGCAATATTCAGGTGCCGTTCAAAGAAGAAAAAAAAATCAGGCAGGTGCTGCCCTTTGAGTTGGAACCCAATCTTCCCGTCCCGGTGGACCGTCTGGTCATCGATTATATCGCCACCGACGACACGAGCATTGGCACGCTTCTGACCGCAGCCATCGATCGCCAGCATGTCGATGATGCCATCGAAGCCCTTGAAACCGTCGGCCTGCGACCGCAACTGATCGTACCGGGGGATTTTCCGTTGGCCTCGGCCATCCTCTCTTTCGGGGATCAGGTTCCGGATCAGGCGCTTTTTTTGTCTCTGGACACGGACACCGCCACGCTCTTTCTGTTGGATCGAAAGAACATCACCCTGGCCAGATCCATGGTGGCCAACCCAACCATGGGCTCCGGACTGGACAACCTGGCTTCAAAAATTCGACAGACGCTCATCGCCTCCGCCGAAAGCGCCGCCGAAGGGTTTGATCCCCATATCCTTTACATCGGCGGCCCGGCATGCGCAGACCCGACCGTGGTCGAGCGGTTGGCGGCCGCCATGGAAATGCAACCCCAACCGGTCGATTTGCAGCGGATGACGTCGATCGAGGATGCCGGTGCCGTGACTGAACAATGGTCGGCGCCGCTGATGGATGGTGCCTTGGCCTTGGCCATGGTGGAGATCGAGCGATTGCCCTGCCCGGCTTTCCATCGCACCGGGTCGGCTCTCCGTAATTACTGGACCGCTTACCGGCAATATATCCGGATGCCGGCCATTTTAATGGCGATGGTCCTGCTTTTGGGGCTGGGGGGCGTTTTCATCGAAAACCACCTGCTTCAAAACCAGGTGGATGCCCTGGACCGCCAGATCGAGGAGATTTTCAAAGAGACATTTCCACAAACCCGGCGAGTCGGTGACGCCGCCGATCAAATGAGAAGCGAACTGAAAAAACACCGCACTGGAAGTATCGATGTTGCCGAGGATGTACCACAGGTCAAAACGATCGACATCTTGATGCAACTCAGCCGTTCGATTCCCAAGGAGATCGAGGTTCTGTTCACCCGTCTGGTGCTGGGCGGGGATGGGTTGACCTTATCCGGCGAAACGACCGCTTTCAACGTGGTGGATGAAATTAAAAATGCATTGGAGCAAAACGGCATGTTCCAGGCGGTGACCATCGCTTCGGCCAACATGGAGAAATCGGGCAGCAAAGTTCGTTTCATATTAAAGTTGACACTATGA
- a CDS encoding PulJ/GspJ family protein → MCNKAKRQAKYSAKSKSIGRGAFTLLEILVAMFILTLIMGLVFGSFNGVFSNADRLNASGDLYEMADVCLGRMIDDLQAIHVLQAPRHKTPDMDETPDIFRVVGTNEIMGGYAFATLRFTSLAGLAADENGGGIFEIVYYVQGDDDGVYRLYRAENRYPYPEFEPKETDPVVCEQLLSLKLTYYDKEGREFEAWDSDNDDYEYSTPRAIRIELRLGSEENAYEFQTGISLAVFRDVSPKR, encoded by the coding sequence ATGTGCAATAAAGCCAAACGCCAGGCCAAATATTCGGCCAAATCCAAATCGATCGGCCGGGGCGCTTTCACCCTGCTCGAAATCCTCGTGGCGATGTTCATTCTTACCCTGATCATGGGATTGGTGTTCGGATCGTTCAACGGCGTCTTTTCAAATGCCGACCGCTTGAATGCCAGCGGCGATCTTTACGAAATGGCCGATGTCTGCCTGGGCCGGATGATCGACGACCTTCAGGCCATTCATGTGTTGCAGGCCCCTCGGCATAAGACGCCGGACATGGACGAAACACCGGACATTTTTCGCGTCGTGGGGACGAACGAAATCATGGGGGGGTACGCTTTCGCCACACTGCGCTTCACCTCTCTGGCAGGTCTGGCGGCCGATGAAAATGGCGGCGGCATCTTCGAAATCGTCTACTATGTCCAGGGGGACGACGATGGTGTGTACCGTCTCTACAGGGCGGAAAATCGTTACCCTTATCCGGAATTCGAACCCAAAGAGACGGATCCAGTCGTGTGCGAACAACTGTTATCGCTCAAATTGACCTATTACGACAAAGAGGGCCGTGAATTCGAGGCGTGGGACTCGGATAACGATGATTACGAATACAGCACCCCCCGGGCCATCCGGATCGAACTCAGGCTGGGCAGCGAGGAAAATGCATATGAATTCCAGACCGGCATCAGCCTGGCGGTTTTCCGTGATGTTTCACCCAAGCGATGA
- the gspC gene encoding type II secretion system protein GspC: MWYDKIISVQRISTLANLVLIAMVAYIGVGLCYQWIGLKIQPKAPIDEAMVPSDNQGRTESRPVSFYQPVVDRDLFKTRKAVATRPQAKPVDLEGLEETQLNLKLWGTVSGDIKTAYAVIEDLQKREQNLYRVGDSVQDATVKMILREKVVLTVAGRDEVLAMEEMSQAGSTTARPALPAAQMPRPFPNAPPREQRISIQRSMIDESLQDVNKLMSEIAIRPHEEGLSLSNIKPNSVFRRMGLRNGDILLGINGKEIRSVEDAMQLYDGLRSASEVQVQLKRRGQERSISYNIR, translated from the coding sequence ATGTGGTACGATAAAATCATTTCCGTTCAACGGATCTCTACCCTCGCCAATCTGGTGCTGATCGCCATGGTGGCTTATATCGGCGTCGGTTTGTGTTACCAATGGATCGGTTTGAAAATCCAGCCCAAGGCACCCATCGATGAGGCCATGGTGCCCTCGGACAATCAAGGTCGGACGGAATCCCGGCCGGTTTCATTTTACCAGCCTGTCGTCGACCGCGATCTTTTCAAGACTCGGAAAGCGGTCGCCACCAGACCCCAAGCCAAGCCGGTGGATCTTGAAGGCCTCGAAGAAACACAGCTCAATCTCAAACTCTGGGGCACGGTTTCGGGCGATATCAAAACCGCCTACGCCGTCATCGAGGACTTGCAAAAACGGGAACAGAACCTCTACCGGGTGGGCGACAGCGTTCAGGATGCCACCGTGAAGATGATCCTGAGGGAGAAAGTGGTGCTGACTGTGGCCGGAAGGGACGAGGTGCTGGCCATGGAAGAGATGAGCCAGGCCGGTTCGACAACCGCGCGGCCCGCTCTACCGGCAGCCCAGATGCCGCGCCCTTTTCCAAACGCCCCGCCCAGGGAACAAAGGATTTCCATTCAACGCAGCATGATCGACGAATCATTACAGGATGTGAACAAACTGATGAGCGAAATCGCCATCCGTCCCCACGAAGAAGGCTTGTCGCTGAGCAATATCAAACCCAATTCGGTATTCAGACGCATGGGGCTGCGCAACGGGGATATTCTGCTTGGCATCAATGGAAAAGAGATTCGCTCGGTTGAGGATGCCATGCAATTATACGACGGTCTCCGATCGGCTTCCGAGGTCCAGGTTCAGCTCAAGCGGCGGGGGCAGGAGCGTTCGATCAGTTATAATATTCGGTAG
- the gspD gene encoding type II secretion system secretin GspD: MKPDTRIYALCAMVTMICVAAGLWAASPVRAQQPSSPGTPPGANAQPPAVKRSGEQLVSIDFNNVDIGVLIKFISDLTKRNFIVDDKVRGKVTIISPGKITVAEAYRVFESVLEVYGYTTVPSGSITKIVPSPEARSKSIKTRLQEEAGTADDAVITQIIPLRYADPNEIKNLFTPLVSRNSVIQAYAPTNTLIITDVHSNIKRLLSILKAIDITGVGQQIAIIPVENASAAKMVTLLQSVFKPSAARGRTAGARDITFVADERTNSIVVLASEGEVDNIRQLIASLDEDTPKGQGNINVYYLEHATAEDIAKVLQDIPQKSGDAQQTGKPTEPVVSSKVRITADKATNSLIITAEPDDYLVLEAIIKKIDIPRAMVYIEALIMEVNVTKDFELGTEWRIGEDSSIDGKDVVYGGGFSGESSIISGTTAGTTFVPTLPSGFALGVFGEALSISGITFPSIQAVVNAYKKDRDVRILSTPQILTTDNQEAKIYVGKNIPFQTTATLSTSSAGEVYNSFEYRDVGKTLKITPQISKDRMVRLLLSLEVTALESSVDNRPTTLKRTIETTAIVRDGHSVVLGGLIDDTQGATVYKVPCLGDIPGIGYLFSTRSTGFDKSNLYVFMTPRVIQKPDEIKAVSRDKREEIEKLRSKNIDLFDRNDPPPMEELQIPAPEGELNEAPADRQSMAPVDSDGQNPPSATGEAQIVPTKSSSGIEEQVPAGNTTQPDVTVPSALDARASAVSPTDIENTANTSASVPSVPGPEVATAQESTRDARARGAAASLNDRAGSEKPIADTSTIAGYTLQVASVLDPDKAAELLQELTGKGYAAYTVRSEINGKTWYRLRIGYFASQTDAEQMIQRLRTDAYDPILIKL, encoded by the coding sequence ATGAAACCTGACACACGAATATACGCCTTATGTGCGATGGTCACGATGATCTGCGTCGCCGCCGGCCTGTGGGCAGCGTCGCCGGTCCGGGCACAGCAGCCATCGAGCCCCGGCACCCCGCCTGGGGCAAACGCCCAGCCGCCGGCCGTCAAGAGAAGCGGCGAGCAGTTGGTCTCCATCGACTTCAACAATGTGGACATCGGTGTTCTGATCAAATTCATCAGCGACCTGACCAAGAGGAACTTCATCGTCGATGATAAGGTTCGGGGGAAGGTCACCATCATTTCGCCGGGCAAAATCACGGTCGCCGAGGCGTATCGGGTCTTCGAGTCGGTGCTGGAAGTATATGGCTATACGACTGTTCCCAGCGGCAGCATCACCAAAATCGTACCATCGCCGGAAGCGCGCTCCAAAAGCATCAAGACCCGCCTCCAGGAAGAGGCCGGAACGGCCGACGATGCGGTCATCACGCAGATCATCCCCTTACGTTACGCCGACCCCAACGAAATCAAAAACCTCTTTACACCCCTGGTTTCCAGAAACAGCGTCATCCAGGCATATGCCCCCACCAACACCTTGATCATCACCGACGTACACTCCAACATCAAGCGCCTGCTCAGCATTCTCAAGGCCATCGATATCACGGGCGTCGGACAACAGATCGCCATCATCCCCGTGGAAAACGCCAGCGCGGCCAAGATGGTGACGCTGTTGCAATCGGTCTTCAAACCTTCGGCCGCCAGAGGCCGAACCGCCGGTGCCAGGGATATCACCTTTGTCGCCGACGAACGCACCAATTCCATCGTGGTGTTGGCCAGCGAAGGCGAAGTGGACAACATCCGGCAGTTGATTGCCAGCCTGGACGAGGACACGCCCAAGGGCCAGGGCAACATCAATGTCTACTACCTCGAGCATGCCACGGCCGAAGATATCGCCAAGGTGCTGCAGGATATTCCCCAAAAAAGCGGCGACGCCCAGCAGACCGGCAAACCCACTGAACCGGTGGTATCGAGCAAGGTCCGCATTACGGCCGACAAGGCCACCAACAGCCTGATCATCACCGCCGAACCCGACGATTACCTGGTACTCGAGGCGATCATCAAAAAAATCGATATCCCGCGGGCCATGGTCTATATTGAAGCGTTGATCATGGAGGTCAATGTCACCAAAGACTTTGAACTGGGCACCGAGTGGCGCATCGGAGAAGATTCTTCCATCGACGGCAAAGATGTTGTTTACGGCGGCGGCTTCAGCGGCGAATCGTCGATCATCAGCGGCACGACGGCAGGCACGACCTTCGTCCCCACGCTGCCGTCGGGGTTCGCCCTCGGCGTTTTCGGAGAGGCGCTGAGCATTTCGGGCATCACCTTTCCCAGCATCCAGGCCGTGGTGAACGCCTATAAGAAAGACCGCGACGTGCGCATCCTGTCGACCCCACAGATCCTGACCACTGACAACCAGGAGGCCAAGATCTACGTGGGTAAAAACATCCCCTTTCAAACCACCGCCACCCTGTCCACATCGAGCGCCGGTGAAGTCTACAACTCGTTCGAGTACCGCGACGTCGGCAAAACCCTCAAGATCACCCCGCAGATCAGTAAGGACCGCATGGTCCGCCTCCTGCTCTCATTGGAGGTCACGGCCCTGGAGTCGAGCGTGGATAACCGCCCCACCACTCTCAAACGCACCATCGAAACCACCGCCATCGTTCGCGACGGCCACTCGGTGGTTCTCGGCGGCTTGATCGACGATACCCAGGGGGCCACGGTTTACAAGGTCCCTTGCCTGGGCGATATTCCAGGCATAGGGTATCTCTTCAGCACCCGTTCCACCGGATTCGACAAGTCAAATCTGTATGTCTTTATGACTCCACGAGTCATTCAGAAGCCCGATGAAATAAAAGCGGTGTCTCGCGACAAACGGGAAGAAATCGAAAAACTGCGCAGCAAAAACATCGATCTGTTCGACCGCAACGATCCACCGCCAATGGAAGAGCTGCAGATACCGGCACCGGAGGGGGAGTTGAATGAAGCGCCGGCGGACCGCCAATCCATGGCCCCGGTCGATTCAGACGGGCAGAATCCTCCCTCCGCGACCGGCGAGGCGCAGATCGTTCCAACCAAATCGTCCAGTGGGATCGAAGAGCAGGTGCCGGCCGGCAACACCACCCAGCCGGATGTTACGGTTCCGAGCGCACTGGACGCCCGAGCGTCCGCTGTTTCGCCAACCGACATCGAAAATACGGCAAACACCTCCGCTTCGGTCCCAAGCGTGCCAGGCCCGGAAGTCGCCACCGCACAGGAATCGACCCGAGACGCCCGTGCCAGGGGTGCCGCCGCTTCGTTAAATGATCGTGCAGGGAGTGAAAAACCCATTGCCGATACGAGTACCATCGCAGGGTACACGCTGCAGGTGGCCTCCGTCCTGGACCCGGACAAGGCCGCCGAGCTGCTGCAGGAACTCACCGGAAAAGGGTATGCCGCCTATACGGTGCGTTCCGAGATCAACGGAAAAACCTGGTATCGGTTGCGGATCGGATATTTTGCCAGTCAGACCGACGCCGAACAGATGATTCAGCGGCTCAGGACCGACGCGTATGATCCCATTCTGATAAAGTTATAG